The nucleotide window CTTTATGCCCTCTTGGCAATAAGAAACAAAACCTCCAGGAATTACAAGGTCTACATGGTTACAAATATTGATCTACAGTTACCGAATTTAATGGATTTATCAGCTTATTGTATAAGATTCGGTAAATcttataatttacatatttgtggTCGAAGCATTCCTATCGGTTTATCTAGTTCAGTTTGGAACAAACTCAAGGTACtggtcattattttatttattgccaTCCATTACTAAGTCTTGTAttcaacactgaaataaatggaCACTGATCGCAGATGAAGTTGGATGGACCATGGAGATAACATCATTGCAAATGTCAAGTTGTACGAAATTCAGTAAGTCACGCTGATATTTTGCCTTGTTGGCTGCATATTTCTGCATAGCATACCTTTCACCACAAATACAACAGTATTCGGACAACTTTTCTGCGTAAATATCCATTCTCGTGGGTCTCAATCAGCTTTATTTTTCCTAAATAAAATTGAGACTTTTGAATTTGCTATTTGTATAAATCTATAGGAAATTAGGTTCCCATAGAGGGGTTGGaatctatatataaatatgtatatgtaggtgcTAATTAATCCCTAATGTTTTCAATATGTCTAGGGGAGATCAGCCAGGGCAATGCCAGATGCAGGGTAGGTCCGAAccgtgtaaaatatttttaattctgTCTATtagataaatattattaaagtcACCTGCCCGACCCACCTATGCAGCCGCCGAGCAACAGGTGTGAAAGTCTATGTGTGTATACTACTCCACCCAAGCATGCAGCAATTGCATTTCCTCTATTATCACcgggtacatgtaagttaaaacCTTGGAAATAACAAGTGTAGAGGTTTTTAAACACGACTGCGTGCCAGGAGGGGTTTCCTCAAAGCAATTTTTTTGTGACTTTTGCTAGACTGTGTCCTTACTATATATGAATGGTATTCCAtattgtgtaggcctacaggctTAACTGCTCTGTGTTTTCACGCCAGATTGCCCTGCACTCTTGTGCACTTGCGCTGAGAGGAAAATAGTGCAGAAGCAGCTCTTGCGTTACTTCCAAAAGCTTGGAATTCGCACTTCCTACTCCCAAATAACATGGTATGAATACACTTTTCATTTCGCTCTTTTGATTGGCGTAATCTTTTTTATGAAAGCTGATCGGAAAGTATATCAGTAGTCTGTCTTAGACAGGCAATATTGTGATTTTCTCAGTTCTTCTAACGTTAATCAAATGGgccttttttgtatttgtaacaCTAGATTTTCTCTGAAAATATGCTTCCGTCCTGCTATTCACTTAAGCAGTCCATAACTTGATACATTATCTACGTTcacatgaaattttatttttctcaactgATAGGGAATTATTTCAAATTATGAAAATCGATTTACAGCATGGTATTTTTCTGATCACTGTAACAACCTAACCAAATCTCgtacagctgtcaatcaaaccTGTGCGcataataattttataagcCGTTCTTGGTGACCAGCTTGTTAGGATGTACATACAGGGGAAAGTGCTACACATACAGGTAATTTACGGGTATGtgctctttaaagaaaaaatgctTTTCCGGGCGAGTCTCGCTGATCGTCGGTAAcgtacagtacagtgtagcctacaTCAAAGCAGGACAAGTCTGCATGAAGCCTTTTCATAACTCAATAGACCTGCATGCGGTCGACGGGTCAGTCAGCCGCAACCAGGCCGAGTAGGGTCTCCTACTGTTCTACCCCCATGGTTCAATAGTATATATTCTAATAAGCATTATTTTAAGCCTTTTATTGTTGGGCTATGTTTAGTATAAAGCAATTAATATATCACCGAAGGAAAATTGgcagatatctgacatcaggaggCCCTTAACCACAGGCTGAGAGTGAGAGTCACACTTTTTTGTTGACCTACAAAATCAAGCAAGCTTTCACTCTCTTTAACAGCTTAACGGCAGTAGAATAATTTCATATTTACCAAATGTCATTCACCTGTCACATTGTCCGTCAAAATAAACGTCCCGCGTGTGTTTTGAATCGACAGACGACACAGTCACTTCCGACTCCCACAATCCATCCAGGCGCATGTGCAAAGTGTGCAGCGAGCGCACCAAGTTGGCTTGAGGACGACAGTTGGAAGTGGGTATTTGGGGAATAGTTTCCGGTTGTCGCAGCGTTGGAGGACAACAGACTGCAGTTTAAGACACCTAAGTCATTTGCTGCGGTAGACACGTATATTTAGGGCAGATCATTGGTTTTAGCCTTATTTTGCGCCAATGTTGTGACGCTTTGTGGTCGTTTACAATGTTGTTTCTGAAAGTTGTCGCCAGGGGGCGCTGAGGCCTGTTATCGTTGTGCCGTCGTAAAAAGTTACTCAGGCTGCAGCAAGTCGGTTAGTAGGCTGAAAGCTGCACTGCAGAGAAGACATGTAGGGAACATGCTTGTACGTCCCTGGATGAAACTGTACGACAGGCCTGATCATCAGAACTTTCCACTCGCTTCTTATATTTAAAACTCTGATACAATGAGTGTCGAGGTGAAAACCCCTACCAGAACTCAGTTCGAACACGTGGAGTTTCAGTGTGGTGAAAAACAATCTACTTCATGTCCGTATCAGTCGACCGAGGAAAGTGACAGCAAGCAGCAGCAAGGGGTACCCACTCCAAATGGCAAGTCGGCTAGGCAGGTGACAATTCTTGGAAACCAACAGAAACCAGATGGTCCTAGTCCCAGACAGGAGAACAAGCAGTACCAAACAAAGCGAAGGAGATTTAGTGTTCCTGCCCAAAGAGGACCAATGTTTGGGTCAAAGAAAAGGCGATACAGCACTAAGCAAGACAAAATTGTACTCCCTACCAAATTTCTTCTTGGCGGAAATATCAGCGACCCTTTGAATTTGAACAGTTTGTACGATGATGAAACAGGAATGCTGCTCAATGAAAAAACACCCAACTCATCTCCATTACCGTTTCCAGTTCATCGTGAAAATACTAATTCGGTTTTCCCCCCAAATATTACAGACCCTCTGAACTTGAACTCTGGGGAGGatgttgatgatttatttacatcaagACTAATGGCACGGAAAAGACGACGACACAAGCACAAGAAGAAACAGGATGAGGATATCATTACATCAACTGTGACAGTAACTCCGTCAAAGGAaacagagaaaaagaaaaatctcACATTGGCATTAAAAATTGATGTTGATTCTTCATGTACTTCTACATCTGTCCCTGAAAGAGCATCAGCAGAATCAGACTCAGAATTACTCGTGTCAAATCAAAAGAAATGTGAGGATAAAATTGTTTCCCCAGTCATTCCACAAACCTCAAAGGGTCGTAAACGCCGAAGAACTGTGAGTGAATGCATGAAACCTGAATTTTGGGATGGAATAGGTAATGCAAGACGTGCTTTGCTTAGAACTGAGAGTGTACCATTCGATAATGAAATTCCTCTGCCCCAAAGTATTGTAACACCTAAGAAGATGAAAAGGCAAACTAGTGCCCCCAAGACTTCACAGCCAATCAAACGTCAGCCTAAAGCTGAGAAACGACGAAAGAGCAGCAGgacatgtcaaaaatttgtGTATGGAAATTACAATCGGTATTATGGATACAGAAACCCCGAACTTGATCAAGATGTGCGATTGAATAGCCTCAGACCTGAGTGGTTTGCTGGAAAAGATATCTTGGATATTGGCTGCAATGTTGGCCATATTACTTTAGCAATTGCTTGTGATTTCAGACCTCGTAAGATTGTTGGAATGGACATCGATGGAAGGCTGATAGCTGCAGCTAGAAAGAACATTCGCTATTATCTCACTAAAACTACGATAAAGACTGACATATATCCACTGTCTGTTAAGTTGAACTATGGCCCGATTGTTGTGCCTGCTGTGGGAGAATTACAGTCACCCATATTTCCAAATAATATCATGTTTTTACAGGTAATTAAATCCTCTTAGaagttaccctaaatgaccataaaattcgtccatgactaactggCCCAGTTTGCAATATTGAGAGTTGTATTGAGTGTGGAAAAGTATTGTGAGGTTTGATtgaaacatgggatgatattctacaggaaaattataaatttcagcaccagatgtaatattttgtgacatttgtttgcctctgaaaatgtgctttttgggcaaaatttgaaatcatttaaGGTAGTAGTAATTTCCAAATTAGATCATGGCCTTGCCAAGATATGCTCtcgaggaaaaaaaaaaaaaaattctgcggAAATTGATATTTCATTGGACTAACATGGATGGTAGTTGGTACTCTAGTCACATGACTAAAGACTGTGCCAATGATTGGCTCATAGCTGCTATGACATccctgcaaaactatgaataaatgGAAAAGTTTTGATATTGTTGGTTAACTTAGTCACTGAACTCAGGAAATGGTGTGCAGGTTGCACCCGTTCAATTCCTCTGTGTGTACAGTTTCTAATGGCTCTTTTTTATTCTTAGTGATTATGTTCTGTGAAATTTGCTGAAATTGAAGTTTGGACAGTATGTAAAAAGACAGTATGTATGTAAAGGCCTTGAAATGATACCTCTGATGCCAACACTAAAGTTttcctgataaaaaaaatctaatttatcgtcacaaaaaaAACGCTTGAGGTTGCCATATTCATGGCTTTGCAGTGTTGTCACAGCTGCTCTGACCCAATCATCGGAAtgctggaggtgaaaacaaagcgaatttaacTCGGGTGAGATTGACCGCCCGAGTTACTTTCTGGAAAAGCAATCAGAACTTACCTAGACTTCTAATAGTATAGCTTCAGTGTCCTGTAGTACTTCAAACTTTCCGAATctgcaaaaataaacatttcgtCCATTTGCATGTAGCTCCATGTCAATCACCTCCTGCCCATTGCAAGGAACACGGTTGCTTTAAACTATAAGGTGGATGActgtcagaatcaagcaaaatgtatcacttgaGAAATGTTGAACTTTAGTTGAAAGTACAGTAATTACCTATTTAATTAACCgaaacttttctttttaatcACAGGGAAACTATGTGTTGGAATTTGATGAGCTCTTAGATGTACAAAAGGAGGAGTATGATGTCATCATGGCGCTCAGCATCACAAAGTGGATTCACCTTAATTTTGGAGATGATGGCATGAAAAGGTTTTTCAAACGCATTTTCAAGCAGCTCCGACCTGGTGGAAGGTTGATACTTGAACCACAAGCTTGGCCCTCTtataagaagaagaaaaaactcaCAGTAAGTATTGGGAATTTATCATGTTGAACAGTTGTGCTGGGCGTATTTAGATTTGGATGATGTTATGCATCTAGAAATGATTAGTATGTAAAGTTAACCTCCGATGTAATTTGAagtcattaaaaatatatataaatataaaagcaATACCAGATCTCTCAGGTGATATATAAGGTTTATGAGGCTGTACTTTACTTTTACacacttttttgtgtgtgtgtgtgtgtgtgtgtgtgtgtgtgtgtgtgtgtgtgtgtgggtcgAAATCTTGACAGTTTGTACCAGGTCAAGATGTTACGTCTAGAACCATATATACTTGGCCAAACAAACAAGGATTGATGCTAAATTACCTGGGCACTAATAAGTGATAAGCTTTGGTGTACCAACATTCACTTTTATATTTGCCAATTCTCTTGCAGACTATATGCAGTGATTCCTTTGGTCAGGttgtgtttctttgtaattGAGAACTCTGGGAGAGGGGGAAAGGCACTTCACTGAGATGTCAAGTTAATGCCCGTTTTAGCTGTTTTAAGGATCATTAGTCTGTCAATGGTACCAAATCCTGTGGATCGGGTTAACTGTTTATAGACTGGCAACATAAATACTTTCGTGAACTGGTTATGGAACCTGTTTCAACTTTGCATCTTGAAAGAGATCAGGACCACATATTACCAAACCATGAATAGGGCTAGTCAAAGGTAAATATATTCTCACAAAATACAGAGCTGATTTTGATACATATCCttacttgtatgtgtatgtgatgGTTGCTTCTGTTTACAGGATGAGATCTTCAGGAACTTCCAAAGCATTCGGTTTAAGCCTGATCAGTTCACTGATTACCTgctgtcaagggaagtcggatTTTCCACTTGTGAGGCTCTTGATGTGCCGTATAATAAGTCTGCAGGTAATGGAATAAGCTAATCAACAGGCTAAAACTTGGCGTGTATCAATCATTGTACGTGCAAAAAGTTCCCTAATGAATTCCTTTAATGTCCGCTAATTCTTAAATatcgaaaaatatttttaaaatggtgTTAAACATTCATCAGGCCATTCTGTAAACAAGTTTTATAGGATGAgcaatgcaacaacaacacgggCTATTCAGCAACCTACTCGGGATAATGATATTAATGTTACTTTTTGACGTTTAAATTTAAAGGAGCAAGTTCTTTAGGTGAAATCAATCTCTTTGCCATAGGCCAACATACAGTATGTCAACATTGTCTGATGTAGGAGCCTATTATAAGTACTAGTAACTTTTATGTGAAGTTTTTACCTAATAATATGAACAGGAGTGAAGATGATGAGGAGTAACAATTGTTAAGTTCACTTAACAATGCAGCGCTTGTAAGTAAATCTATTAGCTTTCTTTTTAgaatcggggcctccgtggctcagtcggttagcgcgctagcgcagcgtagtgacccagaagcctctcaccaatgcggtcgctgtgagttcaagaccagcttatgctggcttcctctccggccgtacgtgggaaggtctgccagcaacctgcggatggtcgtgggtttcccccgggctctgcccggtttccacccaccataatgctggccgccgtcgtataagtgaaatattcttgagtacggcgtaaaacaccaatcaaaaaaaaaaaaaaatctttttagaATCAAGTTCACAGCAAACCTATATTAGATATgataatattgatttattttttatttatttgattggtgttttacgctgctctcaagaatatttcacttatatgacggtggtcaacattatggtggaaagaaaccagacacagctcgggggaaacccacgatcatccgcaggttgctgcaagttgctggacttgaactcacagcgaccacattggtgagaggcttctcggtcattacgctgcgcctgCGCACCAAccgagccatggaggcccctgatAGTATTGAGATAGAGTATATAAAGCCATATGACCTGATTTAGTAGGCCTATGCCAGTAGCCCATCTAACAGCTTCAagtttgtggaaaatttcattgATTAAGCTGGTTTTGTAGCTCTAAAGACTGAGATGTATATTTACTTCTGTTGTTTAGTTTACTCTGTGCATAACGTAATACGGTTATAATAAACTCTACAAAGCCGAAAGGCTCTACATTTCTTTAATAtggctgatgaaaaaaaaaaaaagatattttaaagACATTATCCAGGGATTCATGGAagtccaaatttttacaaccgGAAACTTAAAATTATATGTTTGTCTGGTCCAAACACCAACTGTATCCTGGTATTGAGTTTAATTCTTGTTGCTAATAACCAGttgtcttctagtacaattcattggttgtctccacccacaaagggcctGTCAGTTATTCAgtctgtaatggaggacctGGCCCCACCTCATTATATACATGACTTCAAAGGAATGCATTTCACCAGGACATCAcattatgatatactgtaaaattgttgacattttcccgaaattttttttaaacggATTTTAAGTTGTTAccattttgatttgtttggtTAGTGTGAGCATGACAATCTTCATTGTTTGCACCACTGCCATATAtggcaacagatcaaggcaacatatcataatacagtacatgttttggtccttacattgtatagttgtatctcaGCAGTACAAATATgtcaaggacacataaaatacatgtacaatgtgtcaactttttttcaatctttccaggattatatccaaatgttcatcacatatagcaaacGATTACgaacagctcattccacaatttccACTGATACAGATAACTACTTAAATGGACAGTGAAAAACTTTGCACTGGTATAATAAGTTTGTTCACATTCAcgcaattaggaagatcaactGTTGGGCAGTAACTCAAGGGGtaagcagtgctacagataattttcagaggtaaTGTGGTACTCCCTACCGCAGTACGcatattttgaaaatactcaacacttaACTATTTTAGGTCACCAACAATACATctggaaagtgtgaagttgattGAGTGAAGGgggttgagaaaatcgaaagatgcacatgtgcatacatgtttaggcctacatagacctaccggtcCAGAGATTtatgt belongs to Liolophura sinensis isolate JHLJ2023 chromosome 9, CUHK_Ljap_v2, whole genome shotgun sequence and includes:
- the LOC135474748 gene encoding 7SK snRNA methylphosphate capping enzyme-like, whose translation is MSVEVKTPTRTQFEHVEFQCGEKQSTSCPYQSTEESDSKQQQGVPTPNGKSARQVTILGNQQKPDGPSPRQENKQYQTKRRRFSVPAQRGPMFGSKKRRYSTKQDKIVLPTKFLLGGNISDPLNLNSLYDDETGMLLNEKTPNSSPLPFPVHRENTNSVFPPNITDPLNLNSGEDVDDLFTSRLMARKRRRHKHKKKQDEDIITSTVTVTPSKETEKKKNLTLALKIDVDSSCTSTSVPERASAESDSELLVSNQKKCEDKIVSPVIPQTSKGRKRRRTVSECMKPEFWDGIGNARRALLRTESVPFDNEIPLPQSIVTPKKMKRQTSAPKTSQPIKRQPKAEKRRKSSRTCQKFVYGNYNRYYGYRNPELDQDVRLNSLRPEWFAGKDILDIGCNVGHITLAIACDFRPRKIVGMDIDGRLIAAARKNIRYYLTKTTIKTDIYPLSVKLNYGPIVVPAVGELQSPIFPNNIMFLQGNYVLEFDELLDVQKEEYDVIMALSITKWIHLNFGDDGMKRFFKRIFKQLRPGGRLILEPQAWPSYKKKKKLTDEIFRNFQSIRFKPDQFTDYLLSREVGFSTCEALDVPYNKSAGFRRPIQLFTKPDTSVNSPNPIVLVPEVDNPEPAVEIPSAEKSVCTRAKVQEDKSQATSQVLDSVQQQ